From the genome of Podospora bellae-mahoneyi strain CBS 112042 chromosome 2, whole genome shotgun sequence:
ttttccttttcgaGCTCGGCCTTCTTCGCGAGGAGTTCGGTGACATCTTCCTTGGCCTGTTTGCGAGTGCGCGCGCATGTCAGATAGCCGTCGCAAACATGATGCTGGATGAGGTTCAAGGTTTATGGTACCTTCTTCTTAGGGCCTATCTGCTTCTGGACCTCGTTGATCTTGGCGTTGAATTGTGTGGCCGCGTACTGAGCTGTTATGGGTGATCAAAGAGATCAATCAGTCTACCGTGGCATGTTGTACAATTCGGGACAGACTAGAAGTTGACTCACTCTTGCGGTGGTCCTCGAACAGGGCAATCACCTCGTCGACAGCCTCCTCGGGAGCATGGCGCTTGCGCTGGGACTCCCTGATCTTCTCGGGGTTGCCGCCGCGCTCGGCAATGAAGTCGTTGATGTCGAGCATGGTGGTGACTGGTACTGGTAGGTGATGTGGTgtagaggaagagaggatgTCACGGCAAAAAGATATGGAAAGATGGCAAAGTACACACAGTCACAAACACAACGTCGCAACTTGACTTGCACACACAGTGGACGGATGGACTGATAGAAGGACGGGACTCGCTCTCGAGGACAGTCGCAACGGTATGGCGGGGCAGATAATTATTTCGGCggcggggtggaggggaaggtggggCCTCGATCTGCTTCCAAGTTCAAAGATGAGACCAGGGGCCAGGCAGGGGTCCTCCTTTTTTATAGCGATATCCACCCAATCATCCCTGTGACTCAGGCCAAGAAGGGATACTGTCATTCGGTGTAGATGCATATAAAAGAATGAGAACTGTATTTACAGGTTAAGACTACAGCGTATGAGTAACGATTTATCTCACAGTTCAACCTCACAGCCCGATCCTGTCACTCATACAAACTCTTTCTCTTCCCACTTCCACTCTCAAGGACTCCCacaaaccgccaaaatgacCGAAGCCCGCCACCAAGTCAACTTCATCACCGGCAACGCCAACAAGCTCTCCGAGGTAAAGGCCATCCTCGAGCCCGCCATCTCCGTCACAAACCAGTCCCTCGACCTTGTCGAGATCCAAGGCACCCTCGAGGAAGTAACCATTGACAAATGCCGCCGTGCCGCCGAACTCGTCGGCGGTCCCGTCTTGGTAGAAGACACCTGCCTCTGTTTCGATGCTCTGCAGGATCTCCCAGGACCATACATCAAATGGTTCCTGGGGTCTATCGGCCACGAAGGTCTCAACAACATGTTGCTTGCCTATAAAGACAAGGGTGCCAAAGCTGTTTGCACATTCGGATACTCTGCCGGACCTGGACATGAGCCCATCCTTTTCCAGGGCATCACACACGGAAAGATTGTGCCCGCAAGGGGGCCAAGCAACTTTGGCTGGGACCCTATTTTTGAGTATGAGGGGAAGACGTAGGTTTATTTtcagaggacgaggaagtgagaagaagctgacaGGACAACAGATACGCCGAGATggacaaggccgagaagaacAAGATCTCACACCGAAGCAGAGCTTTGGCGAAGCTCCAAGAGTGGTTCGCCAAGGAGATGACCGCGTGAGTCAAAATCTgagaaataaaaataatcACATTGCGGACCAAACGATCAGTGGTTGAAGTGTTTTACAAAAGCTCTACATGCCTGATAAGGCCCTCTAGCATCCGAGAAGACCCGGCTGCCATCTCGATCTCTTGGACCATCTCTATTTCTatctccccctttccctcctaATACCGCCTAGCATAGCACTCTTGTTTCAAGCGCAATGTGATAAACTAGTGTTACTGAACCACGTTCGCTACCTAACTGGGCTAAACTGGCTCATGGAAAGGATATCCCTGAAATATAGCCAAGAATACCACAGCAGTATGACTACACGCTTGTCCCACTGATAACCATCAGTACGCTCCATGCCctcgtcctctccttcctctcctacctcctcttcctcctccacatggCCGCTGGTGGTGAACCGGACACGTCGGCATCTCACCAAAAAGAGTCTCAAGCGTCTTTTCGACCTTGTCCGCCACCTTTTTTCTACCGCGGAACCCTGCCCACACCACCGCTGTATCCTCCTCTGTCGTCTCGTAACCATGGAGCATCCTACAGATCATTAGCAATCCGCACACATCTTCCCAGAATAGAAGTCTTACTCGCCCTGTGTACTTCCCTACCCCCCCACAGGTACCGCCCCAGGAAGAAGCCTATTTCTCGTCAgcgcccatcatcatcaacaacatcatcaacaattTGGTCCAACCCACTTCAAAAGCTCAAACTCTTTAAAATCCCCCAAataccccccacccctcctaTACCCCTTCAGCGCCCCATCCGGATAAGGATAcctcaccggcaccacccccgcccccctcttcccatcgcCACCATTATTACTGTTATTGttcatccccaccatccccaaaacCTGATAACAATCCTTAAAATGCGGATCgaaaaccaacaacctcccctcccccgtccccgtTCCCCTCTCAAACCCAACAATAGTCATCGAATGCCCCAAATGCTGAAAATACAACGGCGGCAACCCCGTCAACCTCACcttgcccccctcccccctcactaTCGCCTTGTCATCTGACCTAAAatactcctccaccgtcctcaGCAGCATCTCGACCGCCTTGGCGGGGGACTTGTCCTTGATCGACTGGGCAGCAAACGGGACGCCCAAGTACCTAAACATGGCCACTGCCTCGGGGGTACCAATGTACTTTCTCGTGTTGCGTATCCCGCCTGTTTCGGCGCGGCCCGTGGCGGAGATGTTGTTGTCCCAGGCCGCCTCGATGTAGTCTTGGATTTGGAAGATtgttgggatttgggaggcGAGCTTGTGGgcgttggggatggtggttgattgggggggttgggttagGTAGGAGCAGAGCATTTGGATGTTGCGGTAGCCGCAGAAGCCGCCTTCGCgcttgagcttggagatGTGGTGGACGCAGGGGTGGCAGAGGTAGGCGCGGTgggtcgagggggaggattCGAGGAGTTGGGCTAGGACCGGGACTACGCCTGGGGGGTTTTGTTAAGTGTTTTGCGTGAATTTGAGCGCTTTGAGACTGCTTACCAGCTGTTTGGACTTGTCCCTTTTTCCGTAAAAGGTCCGCAAGCCAGTCTGGCATTCGGTCTTCGTGCGCATATCTACCGAGATGCTTCCTCTGTTCGGTTTCAATGTTAACAAGAGCTCCTTTTTTACTTAAAATGCAGACATGAACTTACACCCAACCGCGTCCCGCGCGTTTTACTCTCGGAATCGCCAGACGTCTTGGAATTATGGCGACGCCATAGAATACGATGTGAATATGAAGAGGAACTAGGCATTCTCAGGAGTCTTTTCCACGCTGATATCGCCTTGGAGTGGCGTGTACTTGGCTCCGAGGCCTTGTGAGATGATTTTGATACTGATTCAGGAGCGTTTGAtaagggtgatgatgatgcagtAGATTCTGACACGGCTGTGATAGGgtctggtggaggagggtgatgatcaTGGACGTCGGTCTCCTCTGTGGTATGGAGTTCTAAGTGATATTCCACCTGgctaagaagaagaaattcTCCACACCCTTCAACCGGGCACTCGACGTATCCTGGATCGTCATCATTGCCCGTGTTGGCAGTGCCATTACTAtttggagaaggggaggtgcGGTCTtgatcagcagcagcaagaaaggGCGGTTCTCCTTCAGCGTGCAGCGTTTCCATGTGCTTTGTCACGTTGCGCACCTGAATTAGCAGGCAGGCTCTACaggggttggggtcgggGTCACTTCAAAGATGGGAAGCCGGCGACAATATCATTGTGTTCTGCAAACGGAAGGGACTTACAAGCAGCATTTGATACTCGCCCTCTTTGGTCTTCCAGCCACAAAAGGGGCACTCCATTGCGTCTGTCATGGCTGGATGGAGCTCCAGAGGGGCTTTGTCTGTTCAAGTCCAGCTGCAGGGTCGTCGCGTGGAGGGCAAGGATAATGGTATCCATCAAAGAGGGCGATGTGACTTTGCTGTAGGAACCCGAGGATACATGATATCCGCAAAAAGAGCGTAATGATACTTTGCCATGACGAGAGAAGGCGGCACGTTCCCAGAGTTGCGTGAAACTTGCCTCGAGAGAAGGCCTGTTGGCCAATGGTTGATACTGGATAGTGCCGAACCACCGTTGGCAGAGTGGCAAGTTATGCCATGCCTTGTTCGGCTTAGGGTATGTCGTTGGATATGCAAGGGTGCTATACCGCGACAAACCTTCAGGGTGCCCATCTTGATAGAAGTTGTCCTTGATGTCCCTACCAAGGCAACTTGAGGTTATTCCAACTCAGCTGATCATCAACAACTATGGTGACCCAACGCTCTGGGTCACTTTCGTTACGAGCTCGCCTGGTCAGCCCTGGTATTTAAGCTGGTATTGAAAGGTTTGCCCCGCAAAACCGCCGCGGAGAGTCGGCCCAATGCGGTTAGACTGTTGGTTTTACTGCCACCCTTCAACCGTTTGGAGTTGGAATCTTgacttcttttcttttcgctTTCCAACATCGATTTTTTGATCTTGTTGTACTTCCACTTTCACGGGGTTACCGATGCAGCAATATATCTCGTGAGAGCTTCATGTTTCATCTCCATCAATTGGCCGGAGCGTATTCAGCTGGAGTCGGTTCCCAATCCGGAAGTCATGGCGATACATCGCGTATTCGCGGCAACACATCAACTGCCTGTGACCGCAACTTGGAGTCCCTGATCTGGCTTAATTCCGATGCATCACAGGGCCACCTTCACGCTACATCCCCTATGAAACACCTCTACGACTTTGCCGTCGTTTATTCCAAATGGCGGAGGCACAAACAAGCCGATTGCAAGATCGCCGTCATCCAAGTTTGGTACCAGCGCATGTGGTCAGCAGCTCTGCAGCAAAAGGGCGCGGCGCGGGGGGAAGCATTGCGAACTATTAACCGACGCTGCCTCGGATTAGTGTTTCGATCTCGTCGGAAGCGCACCTATGCCACATCTTCGTACATACAGCCGAAGAAACCGTCGGATGCCGCCTTTGTCAGCTGTACCATCGACGTTGTAGTAGATGACCTCTATCGCAATTGTCGCCAGCGGATTCAGAACCCGAACACCGATCTTTGCAACACCGAAATCCGATCATCAACCTGTTGTGCATGCTGTCACGATGAAGTCAAATCCTAGTTGCGATCCCGTCGCTGCCTGTGACTCCCAGCCGATATGTTTTCCGCACTAAAAGATTACCCATTGGGGCGCAGCTGACTATTCTCTACCAGGACATGGAACTAGCTAGTTTTGTTTTCCATCTTACGGCCCAAGCTCTTGTTGTCGGCAGCTATGACGTGTCGGCGTTGAACCCTCCTGTTCATGGGACCATTCGAGCCCGGGAGATCCGCCCAGTGGACGCCAGGGACTTCGCTAACGAAGCCCATGATGCCTAAACAGGAATCTTGTTCATGTCTGGGTCGAACTGCCTCTCCCACATGGCCCCAGGCAACAATATGCTGTCAAAGGAGATGCAATATCTTCACCACAGTGAAGACGTCAAGGCCGAAGAGCGAGACAGTGCCGTCACCGACATCTGGCCCTCATGGAATCAAACGAAGAGCCCACTGCGCATACCCAGATCGCCCAGGAAAACCGGATGCCGAGGTAACATTGCATCGATACGAGCTTTTGGTCATGTCGTCAGGCTATTGAAAGGTCTTTCTTGTCACTGATAGAATCCCTCCAAACAGGCCGAGGGGAAGCACGCGAATATTGTTCTCAATGTTGAAGAAACTCAATGTGAAGCTTGAAGAATACTTCGGAGCTAACAGCTTTAGGGACGATATCGTCAGCAACTCACTTACATCCGGTCTTGGCGCAAGCGGGAGATCTCCGAGTCGAAAAGTCTTGGCTTTCCATTCTTAACCACGACAAGCTTTCCCCCAGTCCGTTACCAGACTTGGGACCCGCCGTTCGGCCAACAAGCCACTCCCTCCCTTTTCTCAACACCGGTAGTCAATTGCACCCTGCCGAGTAGGTTGGTGCCACGCGCAGTATCCTCACTAAGCCCTACGCATGGCTAATATCGGGGTGTCACGTCAAACTAGCACCTCTAGCGTGACACAGGCGAATCAAGGTATGGTCTAAATAATGCTAGGGCACGGCAGAAGAGCCCTGTAGAGCTCATCGACTAGGCCCATGTTCCCCTGAGGCGAGTATTCCGTTAGCTTCCAGGCAGGTATTCATTGCCTGTCTTCGATAAAAGGTTTCGCCCCCAAACAAATAAACACTTACAGATCAGCTGTGTAATTGTTCATGCAAGGACGTTTCCAGAGCCGAAATGTGGCGGCGACAGAGCATGCTGTGCACATTGTAAATCAGGGATCGGTCAACACGATCGAAACAAGCTTCCGGCTTCATTATGGCCTGGCTTTGGAGGCTGTGGCACAACAACATCGCGGGCATGGACATTCTAGTGGCCGCGGAGAAGCCAAAAGCTTCCAACTTTGATGTTAGAGATGAGGTAAGCGACAATGTTAGTGGCTGTGAATGCTGATCGGATTCACAAAACAGTGAGGGAAATACCACACGCACATCTAGATATGAGGAAGTAACCAATATCAGTGGACTTGATCTCTAGATTGGGAAGGCGACACCACAACACAGAAGAGTCACAGACTTGATATCTTGCATATCGCAAGGGTTCTCCCGTGACAGTCTTCGGGGGGCGGAATCGGCTGTGATTGGGCGCCAGATCAGCAATTGAGGCTGAAGCAGGTAAGCCTTGGCTACATGATAGTACATATTCACATAACCATCAGGAGAACAGGAGTGGGTTTGAGGACGTCCAGAGAGGGCATAGGTGAAAGGAGGTTGCCGTCTCACCTGCAAAGATCACTAAATCAGCAGTGATTGGCAGAACAGTGCATGCTCTGGCTGTGTTTAGTTGACCGGATTACTCAACCCACTGGCTCTACTATTTC
Proteins encoded in this window:
- the HAM1 gene encoding nucleoside triphosphate pyrophosphohydrolase ham1 (BUSCO:EOG09264YHS; COG:F; EggNog:ENOG503P1W0) gives rise to the protein MSNDLSHSSTSQPDPVTHTNSFSSHFHSQGLPQTAKMTEARHQVNFITGNANKLSEVKAILEPAISVTNQSLDLVEIQGTLEEVTIDKCRRAAELVGGPVLVEDTCLCFDALQDLPGPYIKWFLGSIGHEGLNNMLLAYKDKGAKAVCTFGYSAGPGHEPILFQGITHGKIVPARGPSNFGWDPIFEYEGKTYAEMDKAEKNKISHRSRALAKLQEWFAKEMTA
- a CDS encoding hypothetical protein (EggNog:ENOG503NVQI; MEROPS:MER1108685; COG:S), yielding MTDAMECPFCGWKTKEGEYQMLLHMETLHAEGEPPFLAAADQDRTSPSPNSNGTANTGNDDDPGYVECPVEGCGEFLLLSQVEYHLELHTTEETDVHDHHPPPPDPITAVSESTASSSPLSNAPESVSKSSHKASEPSTRHSKAISAWKRLLRMPSSSSYSHRILWRRHNSKTSGDSESKTRGTRLGRKHLGRYAHEDRMPDWLADLLRKKGQVQTAGVVPVLAQLLESSPSTHRAYLCHPCVHHISKLKREGGFCGYRNIQMLCSYLTQPPQSTTIPNAHKLASQIPTIFQIQDYIEAAWDNNISATGRAETGGIRNTRKYIGTPEAVAMFRYLGVPFAAQSIKDKSPAKAVEMLLRTVEEYFRSDDKAIVRGEGGKVRLTGLPPLYFQHLGHSMTIVGFERGTGTGEGRLLVFDPHFKDCYQVLGMVGMNNNSNNGGDGKRGAGVVPVRYPYPDGALKGYRRGGGYLGDFKEFELLKWVGPNC